A single region of the Lycium barbarum isolate Lr01 chromosome 2, ASM1917538v2, whole genome shotgun sequence genome encodes:
- the LOC132627866 gene encoding protein CYPRO4-like: MGANHSREDLDLSDSESESESEYGSDSRTRKEEEDDYYSDAKTTPSSIDKQNPKTPSSLDDVEAKLKALKLKYNTNANNPTVKNAVKLYLHVGGNTANSKWVVSDKITGYSFVKSDSDGSGDESDENEENGSGWWVLKIGSKVKAKIDENLQLKAFKEQKRVDFVANGVWAVKFFGEEEYKTFIDTYQNCLFENTYGFEANDENRVKVYGKDFMGWAKPENADDSMWEDARDSPVPENKTPLRVNHDLREEFEEAAKGGAIQSLALGALDNSFLISDSGIQVVRNYTHGISGKGVCVNFDKERSSVAQSTPRKALLLRAETNMLLMSPVTDKKAHSRGLHQFDIETGKVVTEWKFEKDGTDISMRDITNDSKGAQMDPSGSTFLGLDDNRLCRWDMRDRHGMVQNLVDESTPVLNWTQGHQFSRGTNFQCFATTGDGSIAVGSLDGKIRLYSSSSMRQAKTAFPGLGSPITHVDVTYDGKWILGTTDTYLVLICTLFIDKNGTTKTGFAGRMGNKISAPRLLKLNPLDSHMAGANKFRGAQFSWVTENGKQERHLVATVGKFSVIWNFQQVKDGSHGCYQNQVGLKSCYCYKIVPRDDSIVESRFMHDKYAVSDSPEAPLVVATPMKVSSFSISSRRLQI; encoded by the exons ATGGGTGCTAATCACAGCCGTGAAGATCTAGATCTATCCGACTCCGAATCCGAATCTGAATCCGAATACGGGTCGGATTCTCGAACCcgcaaagaagaagaagatgactaCTACTCAGACGCAAAAACGACACCGTCTTCCATTGACAAACAAAACCCCAAAACCCCATCTTCTTTAGATGATGTTGAAGCTAAGCTCAAAGCCCTAAAACTCAAATACAACACAAATGCAAACAACCCCACAGTTAAAAATGCCGTTAAACTTTACCTACATGTTGGCGGTAACACCGCGAATTCAAAATGGGTCGTATCCGACAAGATTACGGGTTATTCCTTTGTCAAATCGGATAGTGACGGGTCGGGTGATGAAAGTGATGAAAATGAGGAGAATGGGTCGGGTTGGTGGGTTTTGAAAATTGGGTCGAAGGTTAAAGCTAAGATTGATGAGAATTTGCAATTGAAAGCGTTTAAGGAACAAAAAAGAGTTGATTTTGTAGCAAATGGGGTTTGGGCTGTGAAGTTTTTTGGTGAGGAAGAGTATAAGACGTTTATCGATACGTATCAGAACTGTTTATTTGAGAATACGTATGGGTTTGAAGCCAATGATGAGAATAGAGTTAAGGTTTATGGTAAGGATTTTATGGGTTGGGCGAAACCTGAAAATGCGGATGATTCAATGTGGGAAGATGCACGGGATAGCCCCGTGCCTGAAAATAAGACGCCGTTAAGGGTTAATCATGATTTGAGGGAAGAGTTTGAGGAAGCAGCTAAAGGGGGAGCTATACAGAGTTTAGCATTAGGTGCATTGGATAATAGTTTTCTTATAAGCGATTCGGGGATTCAGGTTGTGAGGAATTATACTCATGGGATAAGTGGAAAAGGGGTTTGTGTCAATTTTGATAAAGAAAGGTCTAGTGTAGCTCAGTCTACCCCGAGGAAAGCGTTACTTTTAAGAGCTGAGACTAATATGCTTCTTATGAGTCCGGTGACTGATAAGAAGGCGCATTCTCGGGGTTTACATCAGTTTGATATTGAGACTGGGAAGGTTGTTACCGAGTGGAAGTTTGAGAAAGATGGAACTGATATCTCGATGAGGGATATTACGAATGATAGCAAAGGAGCTCAGATGGATCCGTCAGGGTCGACTTTCTTAGGGCTAGATGATAACAGGTTGTGTAGGTGGGATATGCGTGATCGACATGGGATGGTTCAGAATTTAGTCGATGAAAGTACACCTGTGTTGAATTGGACTCAAGGACATCAGTTTTCGAGGGGGACTAATTTTCAGTGCTTTGCTACTACTGGTGATGGATCAATCGCTGTTGGTTCACTTGATGGAAAGATTAGATTGTACTCGAGCAGTTCGATGAGACAGGCTAAAACTGCTTTTCCAGGGCTTGGTTCTCCTATTACTCATGTGGATGTTACCTATGATGGGAAGTGGATATTAGGGACAACTGATACTTATTTGGTATTGATATGCACCTTGTTTATTGACAAGAACGGAACTACTAAGACTGGTTTTGCTGGTCGCATGGGGAATAAGATTTCAGCTCCAAGATTGCTGAAGCTAAACCCTCTTGATTCACATATGGCTGGGGCTAACAAGTTCCGTGGTGCTCAATTTTCATGG GTCACTGAGAATGGGAAGCAGGAACGCCACCTCGTTGCTACTGTTGGGAAGTTTAGCGTGATATGGAATTTTCAACAGGTGAAGGATGGTTCTCATGGGTGTTACCAGAATCAGGTGGGGTTGAAGAGTTGCTACTGTTACAAGATAGTTCCAAGAGACGACTCAATTGTAGAAAGTCGCTTCATGCATGACAAATATGCTGTTTCTGACTCTCCTGAAGCACCGCTGGTGGTAGCAACTCCCATGAAAGTTAGCTCATTCAGCATATCTAGCAGGCGTTTACAAATTTGA